GTGGTTCAAGTTCAAGTCAGCAGACGAACAGGTACATATCGCCCATTTCATATTGTTTCAGTTGATACATCAAACACTGCCATATTATGCCTTGACTTTGTGTATAATGACTGAATATTTACATGTATCATACGATTACAGGCTACTCACTAGACAGAAAAATGCATGAATCCAGGAAAAAGTATTTTCGGCTACTTAATTTCTAGTTAAAGCTACACAATTGGTAATACAAAAGCAATGAACATATGACAAAGGCCTCAATTCCTATGTGATAATATCATAATACGAATGTGAACTGTCTAATGTACATGAGGAAACACTAATGACTTTACTAAAAACAGATCCAAAATATAGAAACACTATAGAATTTCTTGACTACTAAAGACAGAAATATGAAGAATACATGCGTCAAAAGTTGAAGCTGATACTTACTTTGTCAGTATACGTTTCAGAAATGGGAGCCGCTGCTGTAACTGATCTAGTTGAGATAAACCTTGCACAAACGTCACGGGGATAAGAAATAGAAACATAAATACAATGCTAGCCAGAAGAGTAGCTATCCTACGGAGCCAGAGCTGTCGGTATGGCAGCCAAAGATTTGACCAATACACATCATGAGGTTCTGGAGCAAGATTGGTGACCCACAACATAGGATTAGATGAGTGGAGAACTTTTGAAGCAACTACAGCAGCATACCGAGTCTTGAAAAAAACAAAAGCAGCAGCACATTCCTGTGCAATTTTCTTAAGAACAGTTAAGCAGTGCAAACATTTGACAACCAAATGTTTCAGAAAAAAACGTGCAAGCAATTTGTAAAACAAAATCATAGAACAATATTTCTTAAAATgtacatgcataaaaaaaaattgctGACTTGACTGATCAACACAAGGTTGTCACATCACTTATATAAACATTTTTTCCGGCATCTTTTTCCAAAACTTGACAAAAAGGAATGTTTTGGTATATACAATAAGAACATCAAATTGTATATCAAACTAAAAGCGGATTCTAGTAATGTCAGGAAAATGAATTGAACAGGGAAAGATCAAAGACCACATCATAAGTTTTACTGTATGCTATATTCCAATTCTAACTACCATAACATTTTCGAAATTCTTCACAAAATCATTGCAACTAATAAGGTGAAATAAAACGTTAAAAATTTTACTGGGAAAGATagaataagattttttttcttcatacaTTCACAATTAGGTGTAGCTTTGATAGTAAGATGACATATACCTATCCAAAATAAACTTATGGATGCAATGGTTACACAATGTGTGTCAACTAGCACTAGTGGTATGCTAAGTAGAAAGAGACCTAAGTAAACTTttaagactttaatagaaacaatagaaagatatttcaaatattttatgtAACAAGAGGCATTATTACCTTGTAAAAACTAAATTATAGaaaaaagatccatatagtcgtcaccaaatagttgggatatgatggcttgttgttgttgtagaaTACTAGAATGTTAGAAACTCAAAAGTTCTAGAGATTGACATATGGAAAATTAATAGCAATTTATCCTACAAATTTAGTGAACTGAATTATAAATTAATTACACTATTATGTATTTTCCTTAATTTTATACTCTCTTGTACCTTTCAGGAAATTTTATCCAAATTTTCTAAAGCAGTCCGTCTTCATCCAAATAATTCACAGTGTGATGTGGCTTGTATTTAACTATTACTACTAGTCCGCATCCTACCATCATTATTCAAAGGCTACAGTACTTGCAATTTTATTTTCCTAAATGACTTCTAAATTATTTTGTTCTGTCCCTTATTTGCTTGATAGGACTACTAATAGGCCTTAACTCCCACAGCAAAGAGACCAAGTGATCAGACAAGTCAGATGTTCCAAAAAAATGATGCGACATCACAGAGCAGAAGACACAAAGGTGGAACATGATTTTGGTTAATGAAAATGTGCAcatcaaaaaaatttataagcACAACACCTAAGTTACAAATGCAGAAATGAGCAATAACCTTCTCGGGCAAATAAGAATGGCTGGGGTTGTTTTTCGTGGCACTGATCTCAGATTGACTGCGAATTAACTCAAAAGAATTGGATGTTGCTCCACAAAGACCACATCTGAACATATTAGGTCGACTTCTTGGGTCAAAAGCAGTGGCATTCCAGTGCATGAACTTCTTATAGACCTTTTCTGCATTACTCTGGAAACAAAAGAATGATTGATCTTAAATAATTCTGCTATTACCAAGCAAGAAAATAcatgaaaagagagagagagagagagagagagagagagagagatcacgtGTACAGACACAAATCACGTACATACACCCATGGTTTTTAATTTCAATGTGTacagcccggtacgggcggtacatatcggtccgagAACTTCTCAACACGTGGACCGCTCGCTACTAGGCAGTACCAAATTTTTGGCCCCATATTAGGTGATACAAGGCTATATCGggcggtaacagtcgaaattttCATCGTTACCGACCTATACAGGGTAGTACCGATCAATTCCGACTGTTACCGACCTATACCGGGCGGTAATGGTCGATTTTGATGGTTATCGACCTTTaagctattttagctaaaatagctGAAAACACTAATACAATATGTATTAGTATTTTTAGCTATTTTAGGCGTACCGTACTGAGCAAGGCTCGGTACACTAATACAGACCAAAAGTATGGCCGGTACACCCATATTCAAAATAGATACATCAACCTAGAAAACAAACAAACTATGTTTTAACTGAAATATCGATAATTTGTGTGAACAATGAGGATGAAAACAAAATGGCAAATGTATCATGGTTgttaatacaacaacaacaacaaagtcgtgagtcctaactatttggggtcggctatatggatcttttgccgtcattgagatatataaaaagtcatatgcttagttaagctcagagtacttaaatcttcatttatattttctattaaagtctttttagatctttctctctctctctctctcgtcgtaccactaacattaatcatttcacctcttctgaCTACCGCATCCTTAAGTCTCCTTAACAGATACTCATACCATTTTAaacaattttctctcatcttatcctctattaaaacgatacctagttgttcacgaataaaagtattttttttctatctttcctaataactccATATATTCATCTTAACATTCTCATCTTGGTAACAAACTTCTTGTATATGTTATTTCTTCACTGTCCAACATTCAGATCCATAAAACATTGTTAGTCTCACgactgtcttataaaatttttcttttaatcttcaaGGTATCCAACGATCACACAAGGCTCCTGATGTTCCTCTCTATTTGAACCATCTTGTGATTATATTTTCTTGGATATTTACAGAATCACTAAAATTGCtttttatatattcaatttttgtcatacttaatttaaaatatttattttataaagcttcccttcatagctcaagtttataattaattccacttaAGCGCTCATCAACTAAGACAACATTATTAGCAAATAACATATACCAAGAAGATCTATTATGTAAGTGACTAATAAGTTCATCAATTAGCAATGTGAAAATGTAGGGACTTAATGTGGATCCTTGATGTAATCTTATGCTAATAGAaaactcactagacacactcCCTATAGTTTTAACATTGGTagctacattatcatacatatatttaataacatcaatataattaataGATACATACTTCTTTTATAATATCCATCATAATAAATCTCTGGGAACCCTATTATAGGCCTTCTTTAagtcaataaaaataatatgcaaatctttctttttctccctatacttttccattaattgtcttaataaataagTAACTTTTATGGTTAATCTTCtctgcataaaatcaaattgatttttaaaaatatttgtttcaagCCTTATCTTACTTTTGAAAACTCTTTTCTAAAGCTTCATAgtatgactcatgattttaattcctctataatttgaacaattttgtatgttacccttatttttataaattagcaTTGAAAAACTCTTTCTCTATTCATCCTTTTgaatctcatgattttattaaataagctAGTTAATCAAACTACTCCCTTATCCCCTAAACTTTTCAAGACTTCAATAGGGATTTCATCAAGCCCCACACTCTTAACTATTTTTAATCTTCTTTAATGTGTCTTTTACTTCATTAGCTCTAATTTTACAAATAAATCCTACCACTATGATTTATCATAAAATCTAAGTCTCATGTGGAATATTCTTAaatgatttataaaaataattttttcatctttCCTTGATCTCGTTATCATTAACAAAGTATTCTTTGATCTTCGTCTTTAATGTTAGACAAGTATCATGGCTGCCAATGTTAGACGAAAACATAAGCAAAAGAAGGTAGCTGATTTTCATTAAAAAGACACTCACATAACTCCTATAAGATGACTAGACATTCCAAGGAGAAGGATTATGTAACAACCATAGGCATCACATTTCCAAAAGCATGGCACTGTTTTTTTGGAGCAACATTCAATGCTGCAAAGTTCAAACTAGTTATAAGAATTCTGTCAAAATCTGTGCTGAATTCTAGAACCATAATGACAGAaattcaataatatatttttttacccACATAGGGGAATAAAAGAAAGCAGGGGTTGAAAATAATAACCTTACACCATGAAGAACCTTAGCAAACAATTATAAGAAAAGGCTATTCTGTATAAATACATAACAGAAATTAACTTCACAATTTTACAAGACAAACCAACATGATGCTTCATATAGAAGCATAAACAACCTAATTAAGAATAACTTCTGCTTTTGGTGCATTGCAAGTTCACCTGAAGTAAATAGAGGGCAAAAAATGCATAAGTATTCAAGTAAGCATGCATTGTCATCTCCACATGTCATAAAACAATCAAAGTGAAATATTGCTGTACATGATGCAATAAAACACCAAGCCATTTAAGATAGAACCTACACTCCAAACAGTAGTAGCATGCAATAGAATTGCTCACCATAAGTTTCTGGATTTTTCCAACCCGGAAAACCATTTGATGTGATAGGTAGCTCGGACCATGATATCTTGTGAAGAAGTGCCTAACAGTTTCAGTCAGTGATTCTTCAGTTGATTTTGGAACACCACGAACAAGCACAGTGAAGTGGCTAGGATCAGCAGGTGAACGAGTAATATGAATCTGCCTCATTTTAGCAATTCTCTTGTACTCCTATAGAACACAAAAACATTCTCAGAAATTAGCTGAGAATTGCCTAATACCCTTCAAATTCGAAAGAAAGTTAGTGCCAAACAATTTGGGTCGTAAAACAGAGTTCTTACAAAGTAGAGTAGCGTACAAGCTGCACAAGATATGATATACAAAACAAGGCAATGGACCCATAGCCTGCAAGTGGATTGACCAAGAAAAATTTTGTTAGCCCCTGAAGACACATAAACCCAAAACTGTAGTTGCGAAATTATATTCCATGTTTATCTACCAATTAGGAATGATTTTATGTACATCTCTGTAACTGCAGAGTCAGTAACATATTTGCTTTCCAAAGTAAAACTAAGTTGAATTCTTTCAGAACAATAATGAGCATGTATATAATCATTTTCTACAACTGTAACCAaaatttctattttaaaatttgagaaacaccATTAAAATACATCAGATAATCTGAGACTAATAAAGACTGCTTAATTTGAAACAAAAGTGTTGCACCACATCAAGAATGGGCTATGACTTTGATATGTATAAGTTTCTATCCACCCGAAAGAGCACCATGTGAGCACTCCGTTATGGGGTTTTTGGCTCACATAGTTTTCAGGTTCATTACAATTATCGTATCAAAACAATTACAGCTCATGACATATGAGTTATATCCAAACCTCCTGTGCAACCCAGTGAATATATGATCTGGTAAAAGATAAACATCATGGATAGTGATAGTGACATGGAAGGCCATATCGCCTCAAAATCCCTCAACACCTGTGGTGAACCTGATGATTCATGTTACTTATAGTATGTGTGCAGACATGACAAGGACATCAAGAATTTAAATGAACGAATATGTGATACatcgattagtcccacatcagacaTCGACTATGGCTTTGATTAATATATAACTTGCTAGGCATCCCAACTAACATCTTTAGGGTACAACTTTTTCAGGGTTTCACCCTAGTAGTTTTGTAGCATGGATCTTACATCGGatatggtatcaaagcaacaATTTCTAGGATAAATGGAACACGATGAGATCTACTCAGCATCCCAACAAATCCCAAGTCCAGCAAAAACAAAGTATTGGATGAAAGTAGAGGCATGGTAGGTCATAGGACCTGCAAACACCACATCACCTGCGCAGATTTTAGTGATCCATGTAATGCATGTGGGTCTGATGTGAATGTCAAGGATTTAAATTGGGAAGATTGTCATACCCTGATTAATCATGCAATGAGCACCGTTGGATTTAATTAGGATAAGAATTGCAACCCGCTCCCAAGGAGCATCTTCTGAGTATTCTTTTTATGGATCCTTGGCCAATTTGGTTTTCTGGCTCGGATCAGAACCAACTTTAAGCAAGCCAAAATCTGAGTCCCGTGACAATGCAGGTCataatttattttaagaaaattaatcacaTATAAACGTGGTTACAATTTTTAAAAGAAACATCCATACTATACATAGAATCCACATAATCCATTTGGTAATTCAAAAGAATTGTAGATCAAGAACATAAGAAGTTCTAGAGCAACTTATGATTTGAGTTAGTTCTTACCACCGTGATTTTTCCATGACGTTCCCAATGTTATATACATCTAGGGATTCTGAAGGAAAATGGTCATGATGCATTTCTTGTCCATAATAGTTCAACGGAAGGATGCCAAAGACACATATTACAGCTGCTATGGAAAAGATCCGTATACTGTTGAGTTAAAATCAACATCAAGAATTAGTAAATCGTCTTGCACGAGCAACTTAGAAGAATGATAATTATCTAAATAAAATATAGAAACAACTAACTGAACTCACAAAACCAAAAACTTTCAGACACTTACCAAAAAGGGGtcaccaaatgaaaatatcatagtTGAATGTCTCATTGTCTTTGACCATTCAAAAGCAATACACGAGATATATATCCACTGTATGTATTACTATCTAGGgtaaaaaagaaaacatataaaTGCTTTCTATAATCaagattcaaataatcaaatcagACCTAAAATGGTAACTACGATGTCACCAAGAAATACCAAAATCCAAGCCAAAAAAACTTAtaggaagaaaaaggaaatttcCAATTAATTCATCTAAACAGAACCATAAACCTCCAGCAATTCGTAGAAGAATACAACGCGTAGATCGTACATCGACAGCGCAATTATAGTAAGTGAACTACAAGAATTGTTCATGAATCTAATTCACCTGAAAACAATCGCCCTAAGAAACACAACTGCATCCAAGCCTGCAGCGGACAGGATCTCCTCTTCCGTGTATTGCCAAGCCTTTACTATCCAGCTGGGAGAAGGAACGAACCTCTCCAAAACATAAGAGTCCCGGTGACGCCCATGCTCCTCCGCGAGCCTCCGCCCAAAATAGACGTTAACATTCCCCGGCTGTTTCCTCAGCACCGAATACAGCGACAACAGCAGAGCGCAGACGCCAATGTTAATGCCGGCAGATGTCAGAAGTGCAGAGAGTTTCATCACTCTCTTCGATCAACATAGATCATGACCAATCGCGACTTCCTCGCATGCTACTCCCCGGCCCACTGCAAAATTTCCAAACTAAAACGACTCAACGATAATCACCGGCACGGCGATCGCAACACAAGAACCCAGAAAGCAAGGAAACGGATCGATCCATCCAACCAAAATCCTCTAATTTTGGACGATTCCGAAAAGCAAGAAAACAATCCACCGACGCGAACACAACCTCGAATTTGGGCACCCAAGAATCGTAAACTGGTTCAAGAAGATCACACAGCAAACAAGACCAAGAAAGCCTACAACAAAACTCGGATTTCGGTCCCGTCGAAGGCGGCTCGAAAGATGGCATACATAGATGACAATAAATGCGATCTTACCGTCGATTACCCGAAGGACAACACAAAATGCGCACTATTCTATGGAACAGGAACAAGATTCGAGATTTATAGAACAGATGCAACTAAAGAACAAGGGAACGCTTCGGGAAAGGGAATCGCGCAATGGAATCGCAGCGGCGAAATGGAGAAATAGGAGTGAACGCTGGACGGGAAAGAGAGGGAGGGGCCCAAGAAGGCGGGGTTCGGTACTCCAAGCGATACGCGTGGCGCGCATCTATTGGTCCGTCGGCGGCGCAGCGTCGAACGGTGGTGCGCGTGGCGGACAATCATCGCTCGTCGCAGTGGACGCGGAGTGAGATCCCATCCGCCCGCGGCCCAGTTGAACCGGACCGATGTCGCCAGTTTGACACGGATAAGAGGACCGACCGGTGGTCCACTCCACACTCGATTCAACATAAATAGGCCCATTAAGCatacattatcaaaattttacacaaattcatcaaaatctgactcgaaatataatttttttttattcacatGAGTTTCGTATTAGATTAACAATCATCATAGATTGGCTCAAAATCTAAATCGGTTGCTTCGGTGAGGTTTATGAACCGGAGCGGTTCAGCGAAACCGAACCGGGTAATTGCTTGCTAATTTCCATCGGAGTGACTCACACCTCCGTCCACATTTGCTGATGCAAAAGGGTTATGTAATTGATTGATGGATTAATTAACGGAGAAGGACAGCAGCAATCTCTTTTCCGTGACGGGAGTGCACACAGGTCTTGCACTTCAATGCCGTGATGGCATGGCTTAGAAGAATCACGAAGTGGAGAAGAAGTCTCAGGAAGAGTAGGCCAAGCATGACACTCTTCCTAATGCTTTTATTATAGGAATGGGCGGCCTgcgaatatatatataattgtttctCACATAATTGGTCaactatatacacatatatatatatataattgtggaCATGATTATTGCAGAATTATGCATGGAATTGTCTTCTTCCCTAGCTCTGGGTTGACCAATTTGAAGGAAAAGAATATGAGGAATCAACTTAGTACAAACAAGATCCATGCGATATGgcgatctccatgccctatgtatCCTTGTGagagaagaagcaaaaatttgatGTTCTTGTTTCCAGTGCATTGCCACAAAGGATTGTTTTGGAGTCAATCGACAGCACATTAATGAACTGCATGCATTAAGCATGCCCAGTTAGAAGTGATTTCCATAATTAAGATTGATGATTAGTAGGGAATCCATGAAATAGTAGTTATCCTTACGATGGAAAGAGTCTTGAATGTTAACGAAATACAAAATAATAATATAGTAAatcatatataataattattttattatttagtttgatttttttgaataagaaagctaacaaATTTCTTCTTTGATTAATAGCTTTGTTAATAAAGCTGTAAAATTTGACAATATTAAACATGTTGACTACAAGTTTTGGATAGTGTGGCACTCATTTCTTTGCATCAAAAAGAAAAGTCTGACCACATTTCTTCATTTAGACTCACCTTAATCATGCATGATCCATGTGCTCTCATTTATTAGATCTTTTCctacatttttttgtttttttttttaagtgggaATCGAAGATGTTCAGAAATTGACTTCAGAAAACATACTATTCTTTCatttactttctctctctctctctctctctctctctctctctctctctttgatatGCCCTCCCCTCCCACATGTATCTGTTGACATGATACCTAAAGCATCATTTGTTCAAACTGATAGCCAAATGATTTCAGACTGGAGTTTTAACATTGCAGATTTTAGCAGAAGCCAAATGATTGAACAAATATTGCAGTAGAAATAACATCAAAATGTCAAACATACTCATAATCTAAATATATGATTATGCTAATAATATTTGCCTGAACAAATAAAACCATGGAAGATATTATTTCCTTGCAAAACTTCATTTTTTGTTAATTTGTTGGTAAGAAAatggaatttttttaaaaaatattattttacaaatttgtatgattttttattttttttcaaatattttctcaagaaaaataaaaaagtgtaataaatttattttatttttcaactaTTTAATcagatcatatttttttttctagggAAAAGAATTTAGATTTGGCACCTGTGGTCAACCTGCCTTAATCTTCTTGACAGCCTTGGATTACTGCCAATACACACATCAGATGGTGGCCAGTTCAAGTTTATATGGGTGCAGTCCTACAAAGGAAGGCCCAACATGGGGTTGCTCAATCTCCCTTGGAGAAGAGAACTGGTGATAGCAGAAGAGCTTTTTCTATTAACAAGTGTTGACTTTTTGTTTGTGTaatcatataggttagacaaagaagaagaaacataatTCACTGCAAGTCGCAAGAGTGTTGGCAATGTCTTTGGTTTAGCATGTAGAAAGGAAGTaactgctttaaattaaaaagatcAATGCAGAAGGAAGCAAATCTGAAAAGAAGGTTTGCACATTGAAGCTGAGAAACATGTTGAACTTTGTTCTCGGGAGAAAGTTCAAATTGTAGATTCTTCTTCTTAGTAGAAGATGGAGTTGTGTGATTCCACCTTCACTTTGTGGAAATCCAAATCCTCTAACTACTAGCTAGCATCTGTTCTGCCCAAGAGGTTGCAAGAAGAGGACAGAGGTCCTGATAGATTCAATCACCAGGTTGGCCATCCCCCCACTTTACTAGCTGAAGTTTGCTGAACTCAGAAATCACACATGAGGTTCTGATATGTGCCATATTGATAAGATAAAAGAAGGAAAGGATTTCAGAAAGCTGTTCATGGTGATGTTTGCTTCACGACAATTATTTGGAATCGTCAACTGATTCCAGCTTACACAGGATGTGACAGGCAGGGTGTGAGCATTGATAGGATCCAGTGTCATATAATTTGCCTGGAGTACAATTATGTAAACCATCATTTACTGAACCAAATAATTAATTAATCGAGCAACCTCGATGGATCGATCGATCGATAAATGTCGTAAATTGAGGTCATTATCTCCTCTCTTTTTACAAAAAGAGAAGGAGAAATCAAATCTGGCCTTCTTCTGTTTCTGTGATTAACAAAATGCTTAATCATTATGCACCTTGAACCTCCAACATATTTCATTTCAGGAGTACTAGTACTGATTTGAGATGTCCAGATTCAGTAGCAATCAAATGAGAAAAAGGTACATGGATAGCATCCTTGGAGATCAACTGCACATGCCACCAGAGAATCTTGAGGAGCAAGCTCTTGTGCTAATGGATCTCTGGATCCAGACTGGCAACATTTGCTGTTTTATTCTCACTACAGCTTTGCAGACCATGATAAGGTTTCTGGCTTGGGTACCAGATTGACTATGAATGTTCACAACTAATGTGCACCATTGTTAGATTAATGGAAGTAAAACTCATTCCTTGGGTATGCAAACAGTCAGAAAAAGTGTTTAGTGTACATATATAGAGTAGATCTGTTCTTTGGACAGTATCTTCAGAAAGATCTTACAACAACTAGGACAAAGCCATCATCAGTTAAGATACTGAGGCAGTCATCATCCTACCACAACAGTTGGGCCAACTGTTGGATTTGGACAAGGTTAAGGCCTTCTAGATCTACTTAGGTCTTTGAACTAGATGAGCTCCCACTACGCCATGTATCATGTTGGTATTCCAGTGGTACAAAAAGTTATTAGATTTGAGATGACAACAAGAACTTTACAGCTATTCTTCTAGGATAGATACAAGGAAAAAAAAGTCTTCAGGAACTATAGCTTCATTACGGCATCAATGGAGGTAGAATTGAGTTTGGAGATCAAATTAATATGCTTACACTTGCTGATTTTTGGTTTTTCTTTCCCCTCCAAACATATTATCCCATGAGATGTTAAATTCTGTCACATATCTGTTCAACTATTCCATAATATTACTGCATACACCAGAAATGAAAACTCCTATCCATATATCCTTCACAAGATATAATGAGTGGCAAATATTTAACTATTCTTTAGTTTGAGATAGCATTACAAAAATATCTTCTGAGACACTAAAAGTTGAATTTTAGACACACCTGATCATTGGCAAGAGCAATCAAAGATGAGCAACAAGATTTGTTGTCATATCCAAATGCAGCACCTAATTCTGAAACACTTTTTGAGTGTTTTGGTAGCCCAGATGTAGACCAAATTTCCAACCatctaaaaggaaagaaagagaaaaggcaAGACATGAAGACATTGCCACTGTGAATCTTTTGCAATGGAGATGAGTTTCCAAGCCAACAAGCCACATAAAAgaatttacatttttttttccttttttttatttgacaATAAACAAATCCAGACATACAAgcatgaagatgccaaaatttggTAACAATGAAAGAAAATATCAAAATGCATATCCATATACAATTTATTTCTTTGAAGCAGAACTACAAAATCATATTTATTCAACAATCCCATTAGACAAAGCTATACATGCATACACTGTGTAACCATAATAAGATTAAGAACCAATATCTATACAAAAAATTGCCATGACATCAAGAAATCTGATTGCTTGCTTCAGACAAATACCTGTTTGATTGAGCAAATTACAAACGAGACTTTTCACGATGTCCAAGTAAGTCCTTTCCATGGAGCACCATCGAATGCTATATAATATGATATGACATGACATGATACCAACCAAAAGACTTGTCAGTTTTTACAAGGCTTTACTAGTAACTTaacatcaaaaaaataatttgattagtGCATCATTCATTTCAACTATTTAAAAGTAATTATGATGAGATTTTTAGGGTGTGTTGATAATAGCATTTTTCATGCTCTGAGTTATCTTGGAAAAGTAATTATGATTCTGATTAGTTCACTCAGAGATAAATTTCGACATAGAGGGACACTCCCAACCAGTGGGCATTCTGTGCTGCCAGATCAAACAGGTTGAGGACACATTAAGGAGACACCTTCCAAGCCTCCATGATCGAGTCAAACATGAACAGTCACCGTCGGTGATGGACGTGGCATCCTCCAAGGATCTACCAGACCAAGCAAAATTTCCCCGTGCTTGTTCATAATCGATGCTGTCAATTCTGTATAAA
Above is a genomic segment from Musa acuminata AAA Group cultivar baxijiao chromosome BXJ3-4, Cavendish_Baxijiao_AAA, whole genome shotgun sequence containing:
- the LOC135636723 gene encoding CSC1-like protein RXW8; this encodes MKLSALLTSAGINIGVCALLLSLYSVLRKQPGNVNVYFGRRLAEEHGRHRDSYVLERFVPSPSWIVKAWQYTEEEILSAAGLDAVVFLRAIVFSIRIFSIAAVICVFGILPLNYYGQEMHHDHFPSESLDVYNIGNVMEKSRWLWVHCLVLYIISCAACTLLYFEYKRIAKMRQIHITRSPADPSHFTVLVRGVPKSTEESLTETVRHFFTRYHGPSYLSHQMVFRVGKIQKLMSNAEKVYKKFMHWNATAFDPRSRPNMFRCGLCGATSNSFELIRSQSEISATKNNPSHSYLPEKECAAAFVFFKTRYAAVVASKVLHSSNPMLWVTNLAPEPHDVYWSNLWLPYRQLWLRRIATLLASIVFMFLFLIPVTFVQGLSQLDQLQQRLPFLKRILTKNFVNQIVTGYLPSVILQLFLYTVPPTMMLFSTVEGPISRSGRKKSACTKVLYFTIWNVFFVNVFSGSVINQLNAISSPKDIPAQLAKAVPRQATFFITYVLTSGWASLSSEVMQLFGLVWNFLKKYVFRIKEDDPASVPSFPYHTEIPRVLLLGLLGFTCSILAPLILPFLLVYFLLGYVVYRNQIMNVYCSRYETGGRMWPIVHNTTIFSLVLAQIIALGVFGLKESPVASGFMIPLVILTLLFNEYCRQRFHPLFRNFPAQDLIEMDKADEQSGRMEQIHEQLLSAYSQFPPESHNVCLVDGEGTSGSNRKDESTELNDLSHPTLVGLPISRLRQVVTAVSMLVSLQSKSSPM